A genomic region of Alicyclobacillus sp. SO9 contains the following coding sequences:
- a CDS encoding IS110 family transposase, producing MIILTSSLFVGIDVGSQENVVCCLTQDDEKRPVSRFTVTNNRPGILEFQDRISKLAKQKQAEEILFGLEHTGCYSTHAAMYLQRHLDFGVQRRVYVFNPSLIREFKKSHYLSAPKNDRVDAWFIAAKLRTGLLPHPFTWSEPLMALQRLTRARYHLMQDLSRESNFLMTNLYLKFSDYSSTGPFKRNKLSATSIAVMEEFESVEELCEMPLERLIEFLVAHGKNRFENPEVVAKVLQKAARSSYRLPQSMSDSVNLAMASSIRVIRTVQEQLKALRKGIEDHLATIPQTLDSIPGIGPILASGIVAELDVSQFKSHAEAAKHAGLAWTVHQSGKFTANRTRLIHSGNRYLKYYMVEAANSVRVHDPVFAEYYAKKRAEPKEFAEGRTLALTARKLMRVVFYLLKTNRLYTPEGGVRQRA from the coding sequence GTGATTATATTGACTTCCTCCTTGTTTGTCGGAATTGATGTAGGCAGCCAAGAGAACGTGGTTTGCTGCTTAACACAGGACGATGAGAAACGACCTGTGAGTCGATTCACCGTTACCAACAATCGTCCTGGGATTTTAGAGTTTCAGGATCGTATCTCCAAGCTGGCAAAACAGAAACAGGCTGAAGAGATTCTCTTTGGTCTCGAACATACTGGATGCTACTCAACCCATGCCGCCATGTATCTGCAACGTCATTTGGACTTTGGTGTTCAGCGTAGGGTCTACGTCTTTAACCCCAGTCTTATCAGGGAGTTTAAGAAATCCCATTACCTGAGTGCCCCCAAGAACGATAGAGTAGATGCCTGGTTTATCGCAGCTAAGCTTCGGACAGGCCTTCTCCCGCATCCCTTTACCTGGAGCGAGCCGCTCATGGCGTTGCAGCGCTTGACGCGAGCCCGCTACCACCTGATGCAGGATCTGTCTAGAGAGAGCAACTTCCTCATGACGAACTTGTATCTCAAGTTCAGTGACTACAGCAGCACAGGTCCCTTTAAGAGAAACAAGCTCTCGGCAACTTCCATTGCTGTCATGGAGGAATTCGAATCCGTTGAGGAACTCTGTGAGATGCCCCTTGAGCGTCTCATTGAATTCCTTGTGGCACATGGCAAGAACCGATTCGAAAATCCTGAGGTCGTTGCTAAAGTGCTACAGAAGGCTGCTCGCTCCTCGTACCGGCTACCCCAGTCGATGTCGGACTCGGTCAATCTCGCAATGGCTTCTAGTATTCGCGTGATTCGAACGGTACAAGAGCAACTGAAGGCACTACGCAAAGGAATTGAGGACCACTTGGCGACGATCCCGCAAACCCTTGATTCCATTCCCGGTATCGGTCCCATTCTTGCTTCCGGCATTGTAGCTGAGCTGGATGTAAGCCAGTTTAAGAGCCACGCGGAAGCCGCTAAACACGCCGGGCTCGCTTGGACCGTTCACCAGTCCGGGAAATTCACAGCCAACCGAACTCGACTGATTCATTCTGGCAACCGCTACCTCAAGTACTACATGGTTGAAGCGGCAAACAGTGTCCGGGTGCACGACCCTGTTTTCGCCGAGTACTATGCCAAGAAGAGAGCGGAGCCAAAGGAATTTGCCGAGGGACGTACCCTTGCGCTTACAGCCCGGAAACTGATGCGAGTGGTCTTCTATCTGCTAAAGACCAACCGACTTTACACTCCGGAAGGAGGGGTCCGACAACGCGCATAA
- a CDS encoding IS110 family transposase — MQQKQNQRIQQITDCTIIVGADIAKHTHVARAIDFRGIELGKECVFSNDDEGLTKLVTWMKELQQLHSKTDVVFGVEPTGHYWFPLGAFIQDLNVRFVLVNPHHVNKSKDLEDNSPTKNDYKDAKVIANLVKDGKYTEPKLPTGVYADLRILMNLREKVMVNLGQVQMRIQNWLDRFFPEYTQVFKDWEGKASLITLRTSPFPQDILSLGASEVVRQWKKDGVKRAVGMKRAIRLVSTAERSIGLKEGLTAARIEMKALLEQYDMFTRQRDEIMAQVEQLLNQIPGTEEMLSVPGMGFTTLAGFLAEVGELQGYEHGQQIIRLAGLNLKENSSGVRKGKTGITKRGRSRLRALLFRAILPMVAKNAEFKALHEYYTTRAHNPLKKKQSLIALCGKLIRVLHTLGTKQVQYNAEDLLGPLRRSQLQVAA, encoded by the coding sequence ATGCAGCAGAAACAAAATCAACGAATTCAACAAATTACCGATTGTACCATCATTGTGGGTGCTGATATTGCAAAGCACACCCATGTTGCAAGAGCCATTGACTTTCGTGGAATTGAGCTTGGTAAAGAATGTGTGTTCAGTAACGATGATGAGGGCCTAACGAAACTTGTAACGTGGATGAAGGAGTTGCAACAACTGCACAGCAAAACCGATGTTGTGTTTGGCGTCGAGCCGACCGGACACTACTGGTTCCCGTTAGGTGCCTTCATACAAGACTTGAATGTTCGATTCGTGCTTGTGAACCCACATCACGTCAACAAGAGCAAAGATTTAGAGGATAACTCACCGACGAAAAACGACTACAAGGATGCTAAGGTCATTGCCAATCTCGTGAAAGACGGCAAGTACACCGAGCCCAAACTCCCGACTGGTGTTTATGCGGATTTAAGAATCCTCATGAACCTCAGAGAGAAGGTCATGGTGAATTTGGGGCAAGTGCAAATGCGGATTCAGAACTGGCTTGATCGCTTCTTTCCGGAATACACCCAGGTGTTTAAGGACTGGGAAGGCAAGGCGTCACTCATTACACTGCGTACGTCTCCGTTTCCGCAGGACATACTCTCGCTAGGCGCCAGTGAGGTTGTGAGGCAGTGGAAAAAGGATGGTGTGAAGCGGGCTGTCGGTATGAAGCGAGCCATACGGCTTGTCAGTACCGCTGAAAGGTCCATTGGTCTGAAAGAGGGGCTCACAGCTGCCAGGATAGAGATGAAAGCTTTGCTGGAACAGTACGACATGTTCACACGGCAGCGTGATGAAATCATGGCTCAGGTAGAGCAACTACTGAACCAAATTCCAGGCACAGAAGAAATGCTCAGTGTGCCAGGAATGGGTTTTACGACACTTGCTGGATTCTTGGCTGAAGTCGGTGAGCTACAGGGATATGAGCATGGACAACAGATCATTCGGCTTGCTGGACTGAATCTCAAAGAGAACAGTTCTGGGGTAAGAAAAGGAAAAACAGGCATTACCAAACGAGGTCGTTCTCGGCTGAGGGCATTACTATTTCGGGCAATATTACCGATGGTAGCTAAGAACGCTGAATTCAAGGCACTGCACGAGTATTACACGACACGGGCACATAATCCCTTGAAGAAGAAACAGTCGCTCATTGCACTATGTGGAAAACTCATTCGTGTTCTACACACATTGGGGACAAAGCAAGTTCAGTACAACGCTGAGGATTTACTGGGGCCACTTCGGAGGTCCCAACTACAGGTGGCAGCTTAA
- the coaE gene encoding dephospho-CoA kinase (Dephospho-CoA kinase (CoaE) performs the final step in coenzyme A biosynthesis.) codes for MIVGLTGSIATGKSTVTKMLREVGAHVVDADVWARNVVEKGSDGLREIVEMFGPAVLNPDGTLNRQALGSIVFHDKSARESLNAITHPKIRNGMKKETEMFAHKHPDEPVVWDVPLLFEGDTRHLVDVSILVYVDEQTQLQRLMARDGISQEDAMARIASQIPIDRKKSFADYVIDNSNSLENTKEQVQRLWRKLQMKAKESYDSSSSTAEF; via the coding sequence ATGATTGTTGGACTGACAGGCAGTATAGCAACGGGGAAAAGTACAGTAACGAAGATGCTCAGAGAAGTGGGAGCCCATGTGGTTGATGCCGACGTTTGGGCTCGAAACGTGGTCGAGAAGGGTTCTGACGGTTTGCGCGAGATTGTGGAAATGTTCGGTCCAGCCGTTTTGAACCCCGATGGTACGCTAAATAGACAGGCCTTGGGCAGTATTGTGTTTCATGATAAATCAGCGAGAGAATCCTTGAACGCCATTACCCATCCCAAGATTAGAAACGGTATGAAGAAAGAGACTGAAATGTTTGCGCATAAGCATCCGGATGAGCCTGTGGTATGGGACGTTCCGCTCTTATTTGAAGGAGACACACGGCACTTAGTGGATGTGTCCATCCTGGTATATGTGGATGAACAGACACAGTTACAGCGTTTAATGGCGCGTGACGGCATTTCTCAAGAGGATGCTATGGCGCGTATAGCGTCACAGATTCCCATCGACCGGAAAAAATCCTTTGCGGATTACGTGATTGACAACTCAAACAGTCTAGAAAACACAAAGGAGCAGGTGCAGCGTCTATGGCGAAAGCTCCAGATGAAGGCCAAAGAAAGCTACGACTCATCGTCATCAACCGCAGAGTTCTAA
- a CDS encoding ThiF family adenylyltransferase produces MGDYVVNPYIEVRKNDNVIIVRMYSSRKELKLTYDPALETLLSIGRQEDSTNWFSTISDKHHVSQKDYESALHSLLEVGIVVPRSATSNENQMLNRQDVFFTGAGFNGPEIRERLEHAKVLVLGTGGIGASLTQQLAMVGVRNFVLVDPDTVDLTNLNRTSMFRKKDVGKPKIEVIRTWIEERVDSSHVSTYRESISGSDDIVRILKQERPIDLIVDCMDQPSTEQTGIWVSTACWEHKIPHFIAGGYNYHGGSVGQTCIPDETACSNCHTLWLKEKNKFQDSGSELISRAKSGGSYYPLVSLVTSMQCAEIVKVLTGYSQPLFTDTQVEIDIESLELKLTEIKRHKNCTVCH; encoded by the coding sequence ATGGGAGATTATGTGGTAAATCCATACATTGAAGTTAGAAAAAATGACAATGTAATTATCGTAAGAATGTACTCATCAAGAAAAGAACTGAAGCTGACATATGATCCTGCGTTGGAGACTCTCCTATCAATTGGAAGGCAAGAAGACTCCACGAACTGGTTCAGTACCATATCAGATAAACATCATGTATCTCAAAAGGACTACGAATCAGCACTACATTCGTTATTAGAAGTGGGCATAGTCGTACCACGGTCAGCAACTTCAAATGAAAATCAAATGTTGAATCGACAGGATGTATTTTTTACCGGAGCAGGATTTAATGGACCAGAGATCCGTGAACGTTTGGAACACGCCAAAGTTCTTGTCTTAGGTACAGGTGGAATTGGGGCTAGTTTGACACAACAACTTGCCATGGTGGGTGTTCGTAATTTTGTTTTGGTGGACCCAGACACAGTTGATTTAACGAATCTTAATCGTACATCAATGTTTCGAAAGAAGGACGTTGGAAAACCGAAGATAGAAGTAATCAGAACGTGGATAGAGGAGCGCGTTGATTCTTCCCATGTCTCTACATATCGTGAAAGTATTTCAGGGTCAGATGACATTGTGAGAATCTTGAAACAAGAACGCCCGATTGATCTCATCGTGGACTGTATGGATCAGCCAAGTACGGAACAGACAGGAATATGGGTAAGTACTGCTTGTTGGGAACATAAAATTCCTCACTTCATCGCTGGAGGCTACAACTACCATGGGGGTAGCGTGGGTCAAACGTGTATCCCTGATGAAACCGCTTGCAGTAATTGCCATACTTTATGGTTAAAAGAGAAAAATAAGTTCCAAGATAGCGGTTCGGAACTCATTAGTCGCGCTAAATCAGGTGGCTCATACTATCCGCTTGTGAGTCTCGTCACTAGTATGCAATGTGCGGAGATAGTGAAGGTGCTAACCGGTTATTCTCAACCACTGTTTACGGATACTCAGGTGGAAATTGATATCGAAAGCCTTGAACTGAAATTAACCGAAATAAAGAGACACAAGAACTGTACTGTGTGCCATTGA
- a CDS encoding recombinase family protein, which yields MTTIPSKVHPEHLKRTAIVYIRQSTIAQVRFHRESTERQYALRERALTLGWASEQIQVIDEDLGISGSGRSQRLGFQNLVAQVSLGEVGAIFGLEISRLARSSADLLRLLELCGLFNTIVVDEDGIYDMRDFNDRLILGFKGTMSEAELHFLRARLIGGKKNKAKKGELRFPLPVGYVYDTTGQTVLDPDEEVQTAVHNVFHAFRTTGSAYGVVQFFAQNGLRFPKRAYGGAWAGKLVWATLNHSRVLGILYNPAYAGAYVYGRYRDQKRVNPQGLFIHHTVLLPREEWEVFIPDHHPGYITWEEYERNLKQLHSNRTNLEKSGAAREGTALLQGLVICGKCGRRMSVRYTSNGGIHPHYECKGRWEHGHRATCTTVPALKIDQAISERLLQAMQPAELELALQVMDKLLHEEDDVDKGWKLSLERARYEADRAERQYQQVEPENRLVARSLEVRWNEKLAELAELQEQYTQYVDRRSWRPTEHDKAEILSLAKELPRIWSKSSTTPKDRKRILRLLVEDVTIVAEARNPNVRLGLRWRNQHCEELWVRKPLPPHIATKHSSETVELVRRLAETMIDRQIVKYLNESGIRTSGGRMFTLDSIKWIRYVHRIPGYTSQRRGLSVKQVAERLKVTSGVVYYWLNRGILTGTKVAPGCPWDIQLDDRKEVELRKRVQESSHLN from the coding sequence ATGACGACAATACCGTCGAAAGTTCACCCAGAACACCTGAAGAGAACAGCGATTGTGTACATTCGTCAGTCGACCATAGCCCAAGTTCGGTTTCACCGGGAGAGCACGGAACGCCAGTATGCCCTTCGGGAGAGAGCTCTCACCCTAGGATGGGCTTCGGAACAAATTCAGGTGATCGACGAAGACCTCGGAATTTCAGGGTCTGGCCGTTCTCAGCGCTTGGGCTTCCAAAACCTTGTGGCTCAAGTCTCACTTGGCGAAGTTGGCGCCATCTTTGGTCTGGAGATTTCCCGCTTAGCACGTTCTTCAGCAGATCTACTGCGTCTGCTCGAACTCTGCGGATTATTCAACACAATCGTAGTGGATGAAGACGGCATCTACGACATGCGAGATTTTAATGACCGGTTAATTCTCGGCTTCAAAGGAACCATGAGCGAAGCAGAACTGCATTTCCTGCGTGCTCGGCTAATCGGTGGCAAGAAGAACAAAGCGAAAAAAGGTGAACTCCGCTTTCCGCTGCCCGTTGGATATGTGTACGACACCACCGGACAGACAGTTTTGGATCCGGACGAAGAGGTCCAAACTGCTGTTCACAATGTATTTCATGCATTTCGTACGACAGGCAGCGCCTACGGCGTAGTTCAGTTCTTTGCCCAAAACGGCCTCCGGTTTCCAAAACGAGCCTACGGTGGTGCTTGGGCTGGAAAACTCGTTTGGGCAACACTGAACCACAGCCGAGTTTTAGGGATCCTATACAATCCTGCATATGCAGGGGCCTATGTATATGGTCGGTATCGAGACCAAAAGCGCGTGAATCCACAAGGACTGTTTATTCATCACACCGTGCTCCTTCCCCGTGAGGAGTGGGAAGTTTTCATTCCAGATCATCACCCAGGCTATATCACGTGGGAGGAATATGAGAGAAATCTAAAGCAGCTACATTCGAACCGTACCAACCTTGAGAAAAGCGGAGCAGCACGAGAAGGCACAGCTCTACTTCAAGGACTCGTTATATGTGGAAAATGTGGTCGCCGCATGAGTGTACGCTACACCAGCAACGGAGGAATCCATCCACATTATGAATGTAAAGGGCGGTGGGAACACGGACACCGCGCCACTTGCACTACCGTGCCGGCGTTGAAAATCGACCAAGCTATCTCAGAGCGTCTGTTGCAGGCCATGCAACCCGCTGAATTAGAGCTTGCTCTACAGGTAATGGACAAACTGCTGCATGAAGAAGATGATGTAGATAAGGGCTGGAAGTTATCTCTAGAACGAGCACGCTACGAAGCAGACCGAGCGGAGAGGCAATACCAACAGGTAGAACCAGAAAATCGCCTAGTAGCGCGTAGTCTTGAGGTAAGATGGAACGAAAAGCTCGCCGAATTGGCAGAACTTCAGGAACAGTACACCCAGTATGTAGATCGACGTAGTTGGCGGCCTACAGAACACGACAAAGCGGAGATTTTAAGCCTTGCGAAGGAATTACCTCGAATTTGGTCCAAATCATCCACTACACCCAAGGACCGCAAACGCATTCTTCGCCTACTCGTTGAAGATGTGACCATAGTTGCTGAGGCAAGAAACCCGAATGTCCGACTTGGCTTGCGCTGGCGCAACCAACATTGCGAAGAACTATGGGTGCGTAAGCCGCTGCCACCACATATAGCAACGAAACATTCATCTGAGACCGTTGAGCTCGTTCGCAGGTTAGCCGAAACGATGATAGACCGCCAGATTGTAAAGTATTTAAACGAATCAGGTATACGCACATCAGGTGGCAGGATGTTCACGCTTGACTCCATCAAGTGGATTCGCTACGTACACCGCATTCCTGGATATACTTCACAACGCCGTGGTTTATCCGTCAAACAAGTTGCGGAACGACTCAAAGTGACTTCAGGGGTTGTCTACTACTGGCTCAACCGTGGCATTCTTACGGGCACGAAAGTGGCTCCAGGCTGTCCATGGGACATTCAACTAGATGACCGAAAGGAGGTCGAACTGCGCAAGCGAGTCCAGGAATCTAGCCATTTAAATTAA
- a CDS encoding helix-turn-helix transcriptional regulator, translating into MAERDFTVKVLSYSSDVSRATISALRSGHVKRLNRETSELIADALGVRLNMIWPNKLDE; encoded by the coding sequence ATGGCAGAGCGAGATTTTACAGTGAAAGTGTTGTCTTATTCGTCGGATGTATCTAGGGCGACGATATCGGCTTTAAGAAGTGGTCATGTTAAGCGCCTGAACAGAGAAACATCTGAGCTGATAGCAGACGCTTTAGGTGTCCGGCTTAACATGATATGGCCTAATAAGCTTGATGAATAG
- a CDS encoding helix-turn-helix transcriptional regulator — protein sequence MPIGEKIRTLRVSRGLTQKQLVKGLYERSYISLIERGKIKPTTEALSLIASRLGVSMEELAARDQETFDHSLLLYKQGIETQDVSNLERAWKGFFQCGSLNNMVSCVKKWASLVSNSEVLTALKTTLRRAQGTDINTYIKCELRVLMGNCYFNMSMLKNAVWEYEDILSDYPPESFLSRIHVNLGSAMMELADYNSAVTSFQNALKYDTEPRRAMRAYLGLGRCYRYLAHSDKALEYFKQVNCWAKEHDEDLFYLSHHSIGVVLLDQGNVSEGISYLTKVWSYYKMKHLSLHEAEVVEEFIRADTYFKDYTRALSWCEYGLLLLGEQNKHLSGRILLWKSQIYKTLGNDETAKNLESAAKVVLNGDFHTHQKYLNAFTLI from the coding sequence GTGCCCATTGGTGAGAAAATTCGTACACTGAGGGTAAGCCGAGGGTTAACTCAGAAACAATTAGTAAAAGGTCTATATGAAAGGTCCTACATCAGCTTAATAGAACGAGGTAAAATAAAGCCAACTACTGAAGCTCTATCCCTAATTGCGTCTCGCTTAGGTGTCAGTATGGAAGAATTAGCCGCCCGAGACCAAGAGACTTTCGATCATTCACTACTTCTATACAAACAGGGGATTGAGACGCAAGACGTATCCAATCTCGAGAGGGCATGGAAAGGTTTTTTTCAATGCGGTTCATTGAATAACATGGTATCTTGCGTGAAAAAATGGGCCTCACTGGTATCAAACAGTGAAGTCCTAACTGCCCTGAAGACTACGTTAAGGCGTGCGCAGGGAACTGATATTAATACATATATAAAATGCGAGTTAAGAGTCCTCATGGGTAACTGCTATTTCAATATGAGTATGTTAAAAAATGCGGTATGGGAGTATGAGGACATTTTAAGTGATTATCCTCCGGAAAGTTTCCTATCAAGAATCCATGTAAACCTTGGCAGCGCCATGATGGAACTAGCGGACTATAATTCTGCTGTCACCTCGTTTCAAAACGCATTAAAATATGATACGGAACCGCGCAGGGCTATGAGGGCTTATCTTGGCCTCGGAAGATGCTATCGATATCTTGCCCATTCCGACAAAGCACTAGAGTATTTTAAACAAGTCAATTGTTGGGCAAAAGAGCATGATGAAGACCTATTTTATTTATCACACCACTCCATTGGAGTGGTGTTATTAGATCAAGGCAACGTCTCAGAAGGCATTTCATATTTAACAAAAGTGTGGAGTTACTACAAAATGAAACACCTCTCTCTTCACGAAGCAGAAGTTGTAGAGGAATTCATTAGAGCAGATACTTATTTTAAAGACTATACTCGCGCTCTGTCTTGGTGCGAATACGGTTTATTACTTTTAGGTGAACAAAACAAACATCTTAGCGGAAGGATACTACTTTGGAAGAGTCAGATATACAAAACCTTGGGGAACGATGAGACTGCAAAAAATCTAGAATCAGCAGCCAAAGTTGTGTTAAACGGTGATTTTCACACGCATCAAAAGTATCTAAATGCTTTTACGCTTATCTGA
- a CDS encoding lytic transglycosylase domain-containing protein, with the protein MAKAPDEGQRKLRLIVINRRVLISFVLLVAVVTLISSNRFWRWMYPINYQSQIRNAATEAQVDPLLVASVIRVESKFKRTDVSHAGAVGLMQLMPGTAGWIEQKMKADRNVNANGIVIGKITRQKLSNPTQNIRLGAWYIHYLTKQFNGNEVAAIAAYNAGPKRVGDWLSEKKWNGRLQTIQDIPVGETRHFVDRVFYNYHLYGRIYGKDKTLGK; encoded by the coding sequence ATGGCGAAAGCTCCAGATGAAGGCCAAAGAAAGCTACGACTCATCGTCATCAACCGCAGAGTTCTAATCAGCTTTGTTTTACTTGTTGCAGTAGTAACCCTAATCTCGTCCAACAGGTTTTGGCGATGGATGTATCCCATCAACTATCAGTCACAGATTCGGAACGCAGCGACTGAGGCACAAGTCGATCCGTTGCTGGTAGCAAGCGTGATTCGTGTCGAAAGCAAGTTTAAAAGAACTGACGTGTCCCACGCCGGTGCCGTGGGATTGATGCAGTTGATGCCTGGAACTGCCGGCTGGATTGAGCAGAAAATGAAGGCTGACAGAAACGTGAACGCGAACGGTATTGTTATTGGCAAAATTACGAGACAGAAACTATCCAACCCCACTCAAAACATTCGCCTTGGTGCTTGGTACATTCACTATCTGACAAAGCAATTCAATGGAAACGAAGTCGCTGCCATTGCCGCATATAACGCGGGCCCAAAGCGTGTTGGCGACTGGCTCTCAGAGAAGAAGTGGAACGGGCGACTTCAAACGATTCAAGACATACCTGTTGGAGAGACTCGCCACTTTGTAGACAGAGTGTTTTATAACTATCACCTGTACGGCCGCATCTATGGAAAAGACAAGACACTTGGAAAATAA
- the mutM gene encoding DNA-formamidopyrimidine glycosylase, translated as MPELPEVENVKRSLESLVVGKTIKSVYVGLPRIIRTPDDVLRFQAELAGCTIKAVARRGKYLIFEVPPFQLVSHLRMEGQYRFVEGNEEIAPHTHVIFHFTDGSELRYRDVRQFGTMDLVSEGGPLPKGLSLLGPEPFDEALTPAVFYQILHTRKAPVKAVLLNQECLAGLGNIYVDEALFAAEIHPARTAEKVTKRQAEKLLKEIQIVLEKAIAAGGSSIRTYVNGYGRHGGFQLQLEVYARDGQPCRRCGSLIEKTRVAGRGTHYCPQCQPRPRDRKKRSIAAKP; from the coding sequence GTGCCCGAATTACCTGAAGTTGAAAATGTGAAAAGAAGTCTGGAGAGTCTGGTAGTTGGCAAGACCATTAAGAGTGTGTACGTAGGATTACCGCGAATCATTCGAACACCTGACGATGTGCTTCGCTTTCAGGCTGAATTGGCAGGCTGCACCATCAAGGCTGTTGCCCGTCGCGGAAAGTATCTAATATTTGAGGTTCCGCCTTTTCAACTCGTCTCGCATCTAAGGATGGAAGGCCAGTATCGCTTTGTCGAGGGGAATGAGGAGATTGCGCCCCATACTCACGTCATTTTTCACTTTACAGACGGCTCCGAGCTTCGCTATCGCGATGTTCGCCAATTCGGTACCATGGACTTAGTCTCCGAGGGAGGGCCGTTACCGAAAGGCCTTTCATTGCTTGGTCCAGAACCTTTTGACGAGGCCCTCACACCGGCTGTATTCTACCAGATTCTGCACACGCGAAAAGCTCCGGTTAAGGCTGTGTTACTGAACCAGGAATGTCTTGCCGGATTGGGGAATATCTATGTGGACGAGGCATTGTTTGCGGCTGAAATTCACCCGGCAAGGACTGCGGAGAAGGTGACAAAACGGCAAGCTGAAAAGTTGTTAAAGGAAATTCAAATTGTGTTGGAGAAGGCTATTGCGGCTGGTGGTTCTTCTATTCGTACCTACGTAAATGGTTATGGACGTCACGGTGGCTTTCAACTGCAACTGGAAGTCTACGCAAGAGACGGACAGCCTTGTCGTCGCTGTGGGTCCCTCATTGAAAAAACGCGCGTCGCGGGAAGAGGGACGCACTATTGTCCACAGTGTCAGCCGCGTCCACGCGATCGCAAGAAACGTTCAATTGCTGCAAAGCCCTGA